Proteins encoded by one window of Bacillus rossius redtenbacheri isolate Brsri chromosome 14, Brsri_v3, whole genome shotgun sequence:
- the LOC134538849 gene encoding uncharacterized protein LOC134538849, whose product MRMLHIVLVLLQLGSSRQHRPLPEGAVGVVAGAHFEPIPQVTLYTSSVPVNFKVAWPMQLDDIQDSIKEITSCPSNSSSEWCVIFKELKHSLIYTDMLINKVNEAAGDDVLDFQSQVRERRGLNFIGEFFHWCCDIAVNSQLNNLFLNEQQMSEHINKMESQILNTHEALANMSNTIFVINEGMTGILKRVQSKFTNLSDYLKDLRETMVTKFSGMVQDIGHSFQFQVLLASQLAKQAHTFTRLEILDQCRSNKIPAIVVTPAQLKEKLNMLNEILNRDGYALSISVSEVQKYFNLPICKCQVHKENLYLQIKVPIVKLNSNWRLFQFVAVPFQWKNSTCHLDHAPNFLAVDGDHLITIQGRNLLDCRPFEDKLCFVPRFSGDTLGSALCPKALFQGITVENLSTTCAFRCHSGNQLMITQAGPERYFLTNPSGKLDLQCMKHNNESLFLGSGDILGAVDIEVPCDCRLYLNQELKINELYPCDALTKSKFQLVHVIPAAWTKLRKLKIFPHPTSTHTVFPSLMDCLDENWPTLIPHLNFSLTKFETPLDPIHLREPENVPRFVMKNLQSIALSIVSSVLLFIIIKNPYLVGIGTLPRVSALDNVTTLGIEISVTVITILVIVGMFLVLLLKYLRNRKPLSMSVEISTTVENAVPSTSGKVELKDILARDNGCVAKLSSETGEELKVTISICDDQ is encoded by the coding sequence ATGAGGATGCTACACATCGTCCTGGTGCTCCTGCAGCTGGGAAGCAGCAGACAACATCGACCGCTACCTGAAGGAGCAGTGGGGGTGGTTGCGGGAGCGCATTTCGAGCCGATACCTCAGGTAACATTGTACACTTCATCGGTACCAGTAAATTTTAAGGTTGCTTGGCCAATGCAATTAGATGACATTCAGGATAGTATCAAAGAAATCACTTCTTgtccctccaatagttcaagtgaatggtgtgttattttcaaagaattaaaacataGCTTAATTTATACTGACATGCTAATTAATAAGGTAAACGAAGCAGCAGGGGATGACGTATTGGATTTTCAGTCTCAAGTTCGGGAAAGACGAGGGTTAAATTTCATTGGAGAGTTTTTTCATTGGTGTTGTGACATTGCCGTCAATAGTCAATTGAATAATCTTTTCCTAAATGAACAACAAATGTCAGAACACATAAACAAgatggaatcacaaattttaaacactcatgaggcactggcaaatatgagcaacactatttttgttataaacgagggaatgaccggaattctaaaaagagtacaatcaaaattcacaaatttgtcTGATTACTTAAAAGACCTCCGAGAGACTATGGTGACTAAGTTTTCAGGAATGGTTCAAGACATAGGACATTCATTCCAGTTTCAGGTACTGTTGGCCTCTCAATTAGCCAAACAAGCGCATACATTTACAAGACTAGAGATTCTGGACCAGTGCCGGTCAaataaaatacctgccattgtagttacaccagctcaattgaaagagaaattaaatatgctaaatgaaaTTCTTAATAGGGATGGTTATGCGTTGTCCATAAGTGTATCAgaagttcagaaatattttaatttacccatTTGTAAATGTCAAGTCCACAAGGAAAATTTATACCTTCAAATTAAAGTACCAATTGTTAAACTAAATTCCAATTGGAGATTGTTTCAGTTCGTCGCAGTCCCATTTCAGTGGAAGAACTCAACTTGTCATTTGGATCATGCTCCGAATTTTCTGGCAGTGGATGGAGACCATCTAATCactattcagggtagaaatttattagattgtagaccatttgaagataaattgtgttttgttcccAGGTTCTCCGGAGATACCCTAGGTAGTGCTTTGTGTCCAAAGGCTCTTTTTCAGGGGATTACCGTTGAAAATCTTAGTACCACATGTGCGTTTCGATGCCATTCCGGAAACCAACTGATGATCACCCAGGCTGGACCAGAGCGGTACTTCCTAACAAACCCGTCAGGAAAATTAGACTTGCAATGCatgaaacataacaatgaatctttatttttaggaagtggagacatcctcggagctgtagatatagaagtaccgtgtgattgtcgtttgtatttaaaccaagaacttaaaattaacgagttgtatccatgtgatgcgttaacaaaatctaaatttcaattggtacatgtaataccagctgcttggacgaagttacgtaaattgaaaattttccctcatcctacgtcaacacatacagtttttccatccttaatggattgtttagatgaaaattggccaactctaataccacatttaaatttttctttgacaaagtttgaaacccctttagacccgattcatttaagagaaccagaaaacgtaccaagatttgtaatgaaaaacttacagagtattgcgctttccattgtaagtagtgtattattatttattattattaaaaatccatatctagtaggtattggaacgctaccaagagtatccgccttggacaatgttactacccttggcatagaaataagtgtaactgtaattactatattggtaatagttggaatgtttttagttctgttattaaaatatctgagaaatcggaaacccctcagtatgtctgtagaaatctcgactacagtagaaaatgctgttccttctaccagtggaaaggtagaattaaaagacatactagccagagataatggttgtgtagctaagttatccagtgaaactggggaggaattgaaagtaaccatttccatttgtgatgatcagtag